The DNA window ACATCTAATTTTTAcaacaattttctttttgagGCAGATGcatttacagatcaggaaactgagtcacCAAAAGGTTAACTCGACCAAGCTCATAAATAACTTGACCAAGCTCATGAATGGCAGTACTAGAATTTGTGCTCAGATACTCGACTCGAGAGGCCATGCTTATAACTATAACGTTAGACAGGCAGCCTGTTAACACCAACAAGAGAGACATGTTGAAGTCTCTGGacccaagatttttttaaagcaattatttttaagtcCAAAGCGAATAGTTGTTTTCTAATGATGGCTCAGGATCTTAAAACTGTGCTATGTGGAAAGTATATAACCTCATCCAGTAAATTATCTCTATATTTAACTGATCAGCCTAAAATTGAATTTAGGTCTCAGATGTTGTTGTttaaacacctgccttccttATTCATaggtgacagaaaaaaaaaaagaacaaataaagcaaCCTTCCCCCTTGTGTTCCTAGAGTGAAAGATGAGGctcaatgaaaaaatatttagtagtacaaccttttttttttttttttttgactctagAAAGCAGCTAAATATTTCAGATATACTGATACAAATTCACCATGGCCCTTACTCACTCTTGTCTGTTATCACTGACCACAATGTAAGAATCAAGACATTCTGCAGGCAGAGCAACATGCCTCACTGGCCCAGCCATTCCGACTCCCATTTTGGCTTTGGGTGGTTACCACCATGCTCATCCTTGTGGATGCAGACAGCAGTGATTCCTGAATTGCTAATATGATATCATTCTCTTATCTAAACTCCTTTAATGGAAATCTGTGGAGAAGTGATGACTTCCTCACTGGCTATAAGCTAAACGGGAATAAATTTTTAGAGTGGCAGAAGTTTCTTAGGGTTATGAAAGACTATGCTAAAGAGAGATAGGCAACTTGAGCGTTACTAAAAATACCCAGCATGCATGGGGCTGAGATATGTGAGGGTATGTGCAGCTGAACAAACACAATGACTATTTCTGTAGGGACCCTGAGGTGTTTGGTGCTTTGCTTCTGATGATGCACCTTACTATTTAAGGAGTGCAGGAGAATTATCCTATCTGAAGTCCAGAATAGATTTTCCTCtttaagagaaatttatttttaagtatttgaatgGCCCTTGAGTAAAATAGATCTATTATAAGACGTATTCAACAAGTTACATTGCCACTGAGATGACACAGCCTAAGAGCCATGATGAGATCAGAAAAGTAGAAGTAATCAGTACAGTACAaggaacttcatttttctttttatttaagaaactgGCTCTGTTACAGTGACAGGATTTCCAGAGAATGGATGGTTATTGAGATGAGATTAGTCGTGAGAGATAATGTGGATGATTCAGGTGAAAagtttttcttgtcttccttttggGCCTGAACTACTATATTTAGACAAAGTTCAAATAGATAGTAGAAGTTATCAcaagtattaaaatttaaatgcctGGCATTTAGTTAATGATTGGCAACCTTGTTTAAGGTGTTCTGGCCATGCACAGAATTGTAGTACAATTTTTCAGggattaagaaagaaataacactGAAGGacaatatctgataaagggttcaGGCAGTTTGAGTTCATGTTTGAACAAGTATCAGGCAAAAGAtttattgttttagaaataatCTCCCTGTAAAAGATATCTTGAGTTGTTTATGAGTTACTGGCACTTTCTTATAAAGCTCCAGTTGTTGCTTTTCTCAGAGAACTGGGAAGTCCCTTTTGACTTTAGTTGTGTTCAATGGATAGCTCTCCGTCTACAGAGactgggtcttctcttttcttgccaAAGGACAAAACTGGAGCATACATGGGTGATTGGGTACAGGGGCCTCTATGAAAGGATTTTCTCACCCCAGTGCTCTCCATGCCTGAAATTCATTATAATTCTTTAGTTTGGGAACTGGATACCTGTCAAGATGACtcggaaagaaaaacacattcttCGATTTTGCAAGGATGTATTTTTAGGGTCAGATGATATGAGAGGGGATCACGCAATATCAGGATAGGTGACCTGAGTTGACCAAAGAGTGTAggctgaagaaacaaaaacagtagcCTATTTTAAAGTGTAGCTGAcacaatacagaaaaataacatgTAACTCAGGGAAAAGGCAGCAAGTTGCGATGGGTCGAATCTGGAGAATATTGAACCTAATATGACAGATCGTAATACAGTCGTTTAGTTTGCATTCTGAAGTTTTTCAGTTCCAGTGaccattttaaagaaacacagtCTTACCCATTTTTTTGGGTATGTGATTATAAAAGGGTTAAAAAGCAGCATTATTACTCCTGTAGCAtagaaaataattggaaaaaaaataattgggtaaatttttaaagtaaaaaatttttcaaaaaaaaataaaaaattttaagtgttatttGAATTGAActgatagagaaaataaatgggtagaaaataaatgaatttttgacagatttttttctttttttttaaattacgggtttaaatttaaattccagttagttaacatacagtgtactattagtttcaggtgtacaatttagtgattcaacacttccatacatcatccCATGCTCCTCACGAGtcgcctccttaatacccatcacctacttaagccctgcccccccccacctcccctctggaaaccaccagtttgttctttatagttaagagtctgtttttggtttgcctcctttttttatcccctgtttgttcgtttgttttgtttcttacattccatgtatgagtgaaatcatatagtatttctctgacttagttttacttagcataatactatctagctccatccatgtcattgcaaatgacagaacttcattcctttttatgactgtgtAAGATTCCTAGACTGATTTCTTAATCCCCAAAgatattattttctgtaaaaactcctctttaaaggaaaatatattaagcaaatttACACAGggtattttatgtgttttaaaaacagtatatttCAATTTTAGAGAGTAGTTTTGAAACACCCACTAAGAAGATGGGGATTTTATCataatacatttcttttccctcccctctaTTATAGGGTTACAACCAAACCTGGCCTGCTGCTTGTTTTTGTagataaaggttttttttttttttttaaagattttatttatttatttgacagacagagatcacaagcaggcagagaggcagacagagagagaggaagggaaggaggctccctgctgagcagagagcccaatgcggggctcaatcccaggaccctgggatcatgacctgatccgaaggcagaggctttaacccactgagccacccaggcacccctgtagataaagttttattgtaattTGCTCCATTGcctatgctcatttgtttatgtattatttatttttgcttttgagttaCAGCATTGAAAAGAATAGTCCTGATGGAAACAATATGGTCTTGTTTTGGTAAGTAAAGTTTTGTATTAACACAGCCCCATCATTTTGTTTGCATATGGTTGATTCCTGCTTTTGAACTAtagcaatgaaattaaatcatCTTGACAAAGACCATAGGGCTGCCAAGCCCAAATTATTTAGTCTTTTGCTCTTTTTAGGAAAAGTTTATTGACCCCTACTATATTGTTACTTCTTATATCATCAAGATGTGTATCTCCTTTGCAACCATAGTTCCACATTTTGGGTATATTTAAATGCATACAGTGCTCATTACTAGTCCTCTTTTCCAtgacttttataattttgaattctttattttgattcttttctgGATTTCATCAGGtagtttcttcaataaaaggtTATAAGGGCTGAATTTCCctttttacataaaaaatgtatatatgctacaatatattttaaagcatctTGGGTAGCTATTATATTCTTTCCTAAAAAATTATGTAGATCAAAATAGTCTGATAGAATTATaattctagtagccacattaaaaatattgtgtGGAAcagataaaagtaattttaatagtatattttatttaacccaatatgtTGAACTATCATTTTAACATGCAGTCAACATAAAACTTTATtactgagatttaaaaattattattattattattattttttttagaaagagagagaagtatgattggggaagggcagagggagagagagaattttaaataggCGCCAAGCCCAtcatggagtccaacatggggttcaagctgagataatgacctgaaccaaaatcaagtgttggacactTTAACAACTAAACCACCGAGGCatccctaaattatttttttatagtaaatCACCAAAACCCAACATGTGTTTTATGCTTACAACACAACCCAATTTGAATTAACCAATTTTCAATTGTTCAAAGGCCATATGTAGCGAGTGACTCTCATATTGGACAACACATTGTACACTATTCTCATTTATAGTTGAGTGTGGAGTGTTGTTGCTATGCCGAAGTCTGAGATCTGTCTGATCATTGTTTTTTCTCCTTGGAGGTGACTAACATTTCCTGATGCTTGAATGATAGTTTCTTCATTATTGTTTGAAATTCACTAACTTCACGTGGACATATATTAATGCAAAGAGTTCCATACCTGATTTTCATATTCACTCACTGTGCAGATTTAATGTTCTAATTTCAAGGATTTTTTTGGTAATATATCTTTGTAatacttttcttatttcatttgttatttttcttctagacACCAATTATGCATTGTTGGGGGCCTATTTTGGTAGTGGTTTCTCTATGATTCTTTAAGTATTCAGGTTTATTTTCATTACCATGATGTTCATAATCTTTTTCTAAGTGTAAGTcagtggattttgtttttttgctctTTCAGTCTTGTTTTTAATGacattgcttatttttaatgacattgttttgcttctcattttattttctaaaagtcatATTTCCCTTTTAATATTATTGTGTTCTTTATATTCTAATTATTGTGCTATTATTTTGTCAAAGTCAAACGGTTCTTGTTGACTCTTGTCCTATTAAAACTTCTGAAAATCTTCCgtttcttgtttgctttgtttttcttctatgttagtttctttattaattacatattatattttctttcttctccaatTTGTCCATAGTTTCTTTTCACTGTTCTCACaccatttattacttttattgttGGCCATGGTTCTTTACTCCTCTAACCagcacattcttttctttctttaagatacTGATACCACTGGATGTTAGATGActctgaggagaaaaaggaggcatTAGCATATATTCTCACCCAACTAAAACTTTAATTTTGCACTTTTTGCTGATTTGATAGTGAAACAAATGATAGTTACTTATACAGAGTCTGAATAGTGATTCTCACTGGTACCCAAATCTGGACTAGACTTTGTATGTAGCCAAGCTTTAATTTGTTACCTCATTCATCACTACCAAAAGCTATGTTGTTTAtaccttttggttttctttattgcCTCTCCagtcagaagaggaagaagataagCAATCTACTGTACTTCTTTTCAAATTGAGTGCATGTTAGTGAGAATTCTCAGGATTTTGTTAATGAATATATGTGGGTTCTGGGGAAAGGGTAGGAGTGAAATTAGTAGCTATGCCATACTCTTCTCTGTGAGACATATCTGCTTTTTGAAATTCtgtttattaaatttaatgaCACCGGGTCATATCCCTTAATCTGCtggtaaattttttctttatagcttcAGAAATAGTTAATATTTCTTACTAGATACTAGGTGAAAGTTATTGTAAAGCAGCTTCATTTCTCCCCTTacacagtaatttcttttttatgaaataaaacaaaacgaaacaaaacaaaaccaaattaaaaaaaaaaaaaaaacaaaacccaaaacgcttatctctgtatgtgtctgtgtgtatgtatatgagagagatagagaaagagagagagagagagagagagaggaggaacacaaGAATATTCTGGAATGTTTTTGAGATAGTTTCCAGTTCAGAAGTTATTCTCCTGTTTCCAAAAGTTGGGGAGCCTCGGAATATCTCCAAGACTGTACTCACAAAGGCAGTGGGAAAAGCAAGCAATTTTTATGGCTTTTGTCAGATTTGTAATTTGTAAAGTTCAAGTGTCAGTACATATTTGTATAGTTGCTGCAACTATAGACAGAGGATATTACAAATTCTATTTTAAGAGCTCAACTTTGGGGTATTTtcaaatagagattaaaaaaaaaaaaacctctgaaattCAGGTAAAACTGGCAATGGAGAACGAATTGACTAatattttagtggaaaaaaaacaaacaaacagactaCCTTTCAAATTTGTTAATCAGTGCATGGTTGACCACTGTGACTTGGGAGGTGATCCTGAAGGAATCAAAGTGTAACATAGAACCCagataaaagcagaagaaaatcacCTGGTGTAGACCCAATAGGCATTTAGGAATAAGATTCTGATAGTCCAGGAAAGTGACTCCTTTTAAAGAATGGGGTTCAATCAAAGCCAGTTCTCATGGGGGCCTGCATCtttagtgaaatttttaaaataaatacatgcccttcttatctctgtttcataTTTTATGCCAGAGAATCCTTGGCTACTCAATGCAGAAACCGTATTGGTAAACATTTCtgtcagttattttattttattttttttggctattataaaagtttatttaacaaaaaaagctCAATATGAAAATGCACACGATCTGATTTTTATATTGTAGTAAAACAGGTACTATGGAGAAGAGGACATGTGGAAGCAGTTGATTCTTCTGATGAACACATCCATTGTTTATACTCGTTCTAAGGCTTCTAACATGATGATACTATTTCCTCGTATTACCACCATTCCAATATTGTTCTGTTGCCCACTAGTTGCCATCTCCACACATTCATCTATCACAAGATTCATAAACGGATCGAACCCCTGCAATATTCCTTGAACATGTCTGCCACCATTTAATTTCAATGATAATTTCTTGTCCATAAATTTTTTCAGCTCGGGA is part of the Mustela nigripes isolate SB6536 chromosome 2, MUSNIG.SB6536, whole genome shotgun sequence genome and encodes:
- the LOC132010292 gene encoding small nuclear ribonucleoprotein G-like produces the protein MSKAHPPELKKFMDKKLSLKLNGGRHVQGILQGFDPFMNLVIDECVEMATSGQQNNIGMVVIRGNSIIMLEALERV